DNA sequence from the Terriglobia bacterium genome:
CGTCGGGCTTGCGCCGGTCGTTACTGTCTGGGTATTGATATTGCCGGGCGTCCAGCCTGACCAATAACGCAGAATTCCATGCTGCGCGCAATTGGTAAGCGTCACCGGCCGCGCGACCTGGCGTTCACGTTCGATCTGCTTGTCGACAAGGGCGAAAAAGAAAGTTTTGTTCTTGATGATCGGACCGCCCACGCTGCCGGTCAATTCGTTGCGATTGAGCCAGGGCGGCGTTGTGGGCGACCACTTTCCATTTACGACCTGTTTATTGTTGGTCCAGGTATTCGCGTCCAGCTTGGAGTTTCGAACGGTCCAAAACCCGCTGCCGTGAATCTGGTTCGTGCCGGAACGAGTCAGGATCTGCACCTGGCCGTTGCCGCGCCCGTATTCCGCGTCAACCGGTGTGAGAATCACCCGGAATTCACCAACCATGTCGACATTCAAGTAAGTGACCGAGCCGATGCCGTTGGCATAGCGGCCATTCTGAACGCTCAGCCCATCGCGGACAGTATTGACCATTGATGCGCTGACGCCGGCAAAAGTCGTGTTCTCCGTGAGGTCCGTACCACGTACGCCAGCCATGGTGCCGGTCACCAGATCGAGAACGTTGTTGCTCACCAGCGGGAGGTCTGTGAGGGTCTTTTGGGCCAGAACATTTCCAATGGTCGACGATGACTCCGCGATCACCGCGGTGGCCTCCGCCGTGACTTCAACGGTTTGATCCGCGGCGCCGACCTGAAGCGTGAAGTTGTATCGCGCCGCGGCCGATTGTCCGAGTTGCACATCGGTAAAGACCTGCGTTTTAAAGCCGGGTAACTCGGCGGTGAGCTTGTAGGTCCCCGGTAACAGACTCAGAATGTTGTACGCCCCCGACTCATTACTTATTGCTGTAGTCATCACGCCCGTCTGCGTGTTCGTGGCCGTGACCGTGACGCCAGGAATAAACGCCTGACTGGGATCCTGCACAAATCCACCTACGGATGCATTGGTGCTTTGCGCTGATGCTGTTTCAATGTGGATCAGACAAAGGACTAACACTATCGCCGCCGCTGTCAATATTCTGCGCATCGACTCCTCCCCAAGAAAAATCGGACACACGAATTCAATGGCACTTGTTTCAGTGAACGTTGGCGAGACTTTAATGTGTTTTTATGTAGAGATCAATCAATTCCATCAGCTCGGACAAATCTCGCCGAGCGAACCGGAACCGCCGCAGTACTTCGTGTCTTGAAGCTGGATCAGAAGGCCGTCCGGGTCGGTAAAATACAATTCCGGCGTGCCGTCTTTCGCTCCGCCACGATTCTCCATCCTCAGACTGATGTAATGAACCAGCGGTCCGGGATTACCTTGCGGATTGCCGCGCGGCTTGAGCCCGTAGCTTTCCAGGTTCTTGATGACGGCATCCGGATTGAAATTGTCCATGCTCATGCACAGGTGATTGATGCTGCCGCGCGGTGCCGCCGCCGCGCCGCCCCGTCCACCGCCGCCGCCGAACATGAGAAACTGGACACCAGTACCGGTATTCAGGAACGGCGCATTCGTGCTGCCGGCCGGAGCTTGATACCCCTGAACGCGCCAGCCGAACAGATCTTGATAAAACTTGTTCGACCGGTTCGCATCCGATCCGAAGATCGTGCAGTGACTCCAGCCGCGAAGCGCCATCAGGCCTTTCTTCGGTGATGGTTCCGGCGCCGGACAAACATTGCCGAGCGGTCCGGTTCCTCCGCAGTACCTCGGATCTTGAAGCTGGATCGCGATCGCGTCGGCATCGTACAAGTAGAGCTCGGGCGTCCCTTCTCTCATCCGCACGCGAACCTTCATCGGACCGGGTTGGTCGCTTTTTGTGAAGCCACGCTGCGTGAGAATGCCGGCGATCTTGTCCACGTTGAAATCTTCAACATTCAGGCAGACGTGATTGATATTCGGTGCGGCTCCCTCTGCCGAAGTGATGCCGAGGAACTGTGGACCCGCGCCGATCCTCAGGTTCGCGTTTGTCGTACCTTGCCGCGAGGCGACCGGCATGCCGAACAGGCCCTGATAGAAATCAATCGAACGTTTCAGGTCGGAGACATAGAGCGTGACGTGATTGATGCCTTTCGTTCGGATGAGCGGATTGCCGCCCTGCGCGAACAACCGTGGAGCAAGCACGATTCCGGGTAATGATGCAAGCAATTGTCGTCGGTTCATGGGACGGTAGATTATTACTTCAGGAAGGAATTAGCCATAAGAAGGCTGGCTTGCAAGCAATTATCAGCCGCAGATGACGCGAACTACATAGTGAACATCCTTTCTTAACGTGATGCGTTCGGTAAACCGAATGAATAGACACGAGAATGTGTCGTCGTAAAGTAAACCCGGCCGTTCGAGACTGCGAGGCCGCTGAAATGGGTCCAATCGTCGACGATGCTTCCGCTGTGGTAGAGCTGTTTTCCGGTGAGCGCATCAAATGCACGAAGAGATGCGTGACCTGTAAATGCGGCTCGATCGCCTCTATCGTTTCCTGCCCAGCCACCCTGTCGCGGATTCTCACCCGTCGAAACGGAGAAGACCACGCCGTTGGCCACGACGGGCGGATCCGGCACCGACATGGACTCGGAGATCCACATCGGAATCAGGGAAGGCTTTTCATTGTCGATGCCGAGTTGGAACGCCATGATGCTTCCGCTTTCCTACGTTCCATAGACATTCTTGAACTTGGGGAACGGCGTCGTGAAGGTGTTCGGAAACTTCTTCTGCCAGACGACTGCTCCGGACGCTTCATCCAGGGCATAGACGATATCCGCGCTGCCGACAACGTAGATGAGATTCTTCCGGCCTTGGGCTGTAGGAATGTTATCCGCAACCAGCGGGG
Encoded proteins:
- a CDS encoding VOC family protein, whose product is MNRRQLLASLPGIVLAPRLFAQGGNPLIRTKGINHVTLYVSDLKRSIDFYQGLFGMPVASRQGTTNANLRIGAGPQFLGITSAEGAAPNINHVCLNVEDFNVDKIAGILTQRGFTKSDQPGPMKVRVRMREGTPELYLYDADAIAIQLQDPRYCGGTGPLGNVCPAPEPSPKKGLMALRGWSHCTIFGSDANRSNKFYQDLFGWRVQGYQAPAGSTNAPFLNTGTGVQFLMFGGGGGRGGAAAAPRGSINHLCMSMDNFNPDAVIKNLESYGLKPRGNPQGNPGPLVHYISLRMENRGGAKDGTPELYFTDPDGLLIQLQDTKYCGGSGSLGEICPS